In Gossypium hirsutum isolate 1008001.06 chromosome D06, Gossypium_hirsutum_v2.1, whole genome shotgun sequence, one genomic interval encodes:
- the LOC107910046 gene encoding serine/threonine protein phosphatase 2A 55 kDa regulatory subunit B alpha isoform isoform X1: MQFASISFHCCFFVPLPILCSSSPLKKSLVLCSSSPPPVTSQETNLVARCRRVYGHAHDYHINSISNNSIIMRCLLRN; encoded by the exons ATGCAGTTTGCTTCCATCTCTTTTCATTGTTGTTTCTTTGTTCCTCTGCCAATTCTTTGTTCCTCTTCTCCACTGAAGAAGTCTCTGGTTCTTTGTTCCTCTTCTCCACCACCG GTAACAAGTCAGGAGACCAACCTAGTGGCTAGATGTCGACGAGTATACGGCCATGCTCATGATTATCACATCAATTCTATTTCAAATAACAG CATCATTATGAGATGCCTCTTGAGAAACTGA
- the LOC107910046 gene encoding serine/threonine protein phosphatase 2A 55 kDa regulatory subunit B alpha isoform isoform X2, translating to MQFASISFHCCFFVPLPILCSSSPLKKSLVLCSSSPPPVTSQETNLVARCRRVYGHAHDYHINSISNNSVFFLAASL from the exons ATGCAGTTTGCTTCCATCTCTTTTCATTGTTGTTTCTTTGTTCCTCTGCCAATTCTTTGTTCCTCTTCTCCACTGAAGAAGTCTCTGGTTCTTTGTTCCTCTTCTCCACCACCG GTAACAAGTCAGGAGACCAACCTAGTGGCTAGATGTCGACGAGTATACGGCCATGCTCATGATTATCACATCAATTCTATTTCAAATAACAG tgtgTTTTTTTTGGCAGCATCATTATGA
- the LOC107910048 gene encoding protein STRUBBELIG-RECEPTOR FAMILY 8 yields the protein MGYSNRPFSLSMSRLLLNELVVLGLIFASTPAQCVTDSSDVQALQVMYTSLNSPSKLTNWKTNGGDPCGESWEGVTCEGSAVVSLDISGLGLSGTMGYLLSDLMSLKTLDLSNNNLHDTIPYQLPPNVTSVNLAGNNFSGNLPYSISTMITLTYLNVSHNMLSLSVGDYFANLARLGTLDLSFNNFSGDLPLSFSSLSNLSTLYMQNNQLTGSLNVLSGLSLTTLNVAKNHFNGSIPQELFSIPTFIYDGNSFTNEPSPPGRSHNKHNSGSGGHTSPASDGQSSDSDNGLSAGIIVGIVLGSLLLLVVAVLAFVFCIRKNKRKVSGARASRANLSVSTGNVHTETQEQRVKNVAAVVDLKPLQAEPVMVERMSKNGSLNRMKSPITATSYTVASLQTATNSFSQEYLIGEGSLGRVYKAEFPNGKTMAIKKIDNAALSLQEEDNFLEAISSMSRLRHPNIVTLAGYCAEHGQRLLVYEYIGNGSLHDMLHFSDDGSKMLSWNARVRVALGTARALEYLHEVCLPSVVHRNFKSANILLDEELNPHLSDCGLAALTPNTERQVSTQMVGSFGYSAPEFALSGVYTVKSDVYSFGVVMLELLTGRKPLDSSRVRSEQSLVRWATPQLHDIDALAKMVDPALNGMYPVKSLSRFADIIALCVQPEPEFRPPMSEVVQALVRLVQRASVVKRRSSDESGFSYRTPDHEIIDMSF from the exons ATGGGTTACAGTAACAGACCCTTTTCTCTTTCCATGTCTCGTTTGCTGCTCAATGAGTTAGTCGTACTCGGTTTGATCTTTGCTTCCACTCCAGCTCAATGTGTCACTGATTCTTCCGATG TTCAAGCGCTTCAGGTTATGTACACTTCATTGAACAGCCCTTCAAAGTTAACAAATTGGAAAACTAATGGTGGTGATCCATGTGGAGAATCATGGGAAGGGGTTACCTGTGAGGGCTCAGCCGTCGTTTCTCT CGATATTTCTGGGTTAGGACTTTCTGGAACCATGGGATACTTGCTCTCTGATCTTAtgtctttgaaaacact TGATTTGAGTAACAACAACCTTCATGATACAATCCCCTACCAGTTGCCGCCGAATGTTACGAGCGT GAATCTTGCTGGTAACAACTTCAGTGGGAATCTTCCTTATTCCATTTCTACTATGATTACTCTCACTTACTT GAATGTAAGCCATAATATGCTCTCCCTCTCTGTTGGAGACTATTTTGCTAATCTTGCCAGACTCGGGACTTT GGATCTTTCCTTCAACAACTTTAGTGGTGATCTTCCTCTTTCATTTAGCTCATTGAGCAATCTTTCTACACT GTATATGCAGAACAATCAATTGACTGGTTCTCTTAATGTCCTTTCGGGTTTATCTTTGACAACTCT AAATGTTGCAAAGAACCACTTCAATGGCTCAATTCCTCAAGAGCTTTTTTCAATCCCAACTTTTAT ATATGATGGCAACTCCTTTACCAATGAACCCTCCCCTCCGGGTAGATCTCATAATAAACATAATTCTGGATCTGGAGGTCATACATCCCCGGCTTCTGATGGTCAATCATCAGATTCAGATAATGGACTATCAGCCGGAATTATTGTAGGCATAGTTCTTGGCTCTTTATTACTTCTTGTTGTGGCAGTACTTGCTTTTGTTTTCTGCATCcgcaaaaataaaagaaaggtgaGCGGTGCAAGAGCTTCAAGGGCAAATCTTTCCGTTAGTACCGGCAATG TACATACCGAGACGCAAGAGCAGAGGGTGAAAAATGTGGCTGCTGTTGTAGATTTGAAACCCCTACAGGCAGAACCAGTAATGGTTGAAAGGATGTCCAAAAATGGATCTCTAAACAGAATGAAATCACCCATCACTGCTACATCATATACTGTTGCTTCCTTACAAACAGCAACTAATAGTTTTAGTCAAGAATATCTTATTGGTGAAGGTTCCCTTGGTCGTGTTTACAAGGCAGAGTTTCCGAATGGAAAG ACTATGgctataaaaaaaattgacaatgCGGCATTATCATTACAAGAGGAAGACAATTTTCTGGAAGCTATATCCAGTATGTCACGCTTGAGGCATCCCAATATCGTTACATTGGCTGGATACTGTGCAGAGCATGGACAACGTCTTCTGGTATATGAATATATAGGAAACGGTAGTCTTCATGATATGCTGCACTTTTCTGATGATGGTAGCAAGATGTTAAGCTGGAATGCACGTGTCAGAGTGGCACTTGGCACTGCCCGGGCCTTAGA GTACTTGCATGAAGTGTGTTTGCCTTCAGTTGTACATAGAAATTTCAAGTCTGCAAACATCTTACTTGATGAAGAGCTCAATCCTCACTTGTCAGACTGTGGTTTGGCTGCACTTACGCCAAATACCGAGAGACAG GTTTCAACACAGATGGTTGGTTCATTCGGTTATAGTGCTCCCGAGTTTGCATTGTCAGGAGTATATACGGTAAAGAGTGATGTATACAGTTTCGGGGTAGTGATGTTGGAACTACTGACTGGTCGGAAGCCACTAGACAG TTCAAGGGTGAGATCCGAGCAATCGCTTGTGAGATGGGCTACACCTCAACTACATGATATAGATGCCCTAGCAAAAATGGTAGATCCTGCACTAAATGGCATGTACCCCGTGAAATCTCTGTCACGCTTTGCCGACATCATTGCTCTCTGTGTTCAG CCGGAACCCGAGTTTCGACCTCCCATGTCTGAGGTTGTGCAAGCTTTAGTGAGGTTAGTGCAAAGAGCAAGCGTGGTCAAAAGGAGATCAAGTGATGAATCCGGATTTTCATATAGAACTCCAGATCATGAGATTATCGACATGTCATTTTGA
- the LOC107910047 gene encoding subtilisin-like protease SBT2.4 encodes MATGVDVSAASSYAVLLLHLLAISTIASVVEERSIYLILMEGEPVAFHGDVLSSQQGRRFDPKSEAYEVHANKLVDSHDQVLESTLDKGSYNKLYSFKHVLNGFAVHTTPSQAKKLQLAQGVKLVERDRRAKLMTTYTPEFLGLPQTVWTQEGGDRNAGDGIVMGFVDTGINPFHPSFAYDVLNPLTSNLSHFSGACETGPLFPPFSCNGKIVSARFFIAGAQAATSLNATIDIPSPADAVGHGSHVASIAAGNAGVPVTVNGFYYGRASGMAPLARVAVYKAVYPTVGTLADVVAAIDQAVADGVDILTLSIGPEEPPQDTVTFLSIFDIAMLFARRAGVFVVQAAGNSGPGPSTVLSYSPWVVGAAASRTDRRYIASLLLGNGLNVSGVGLSAPTFGNGSLLYRLVLAKDAINLSGAFPRTPEYVEECQHPEAFDPSVVRGSIVICSFSAGFYNETSTLTAIFDTARVLGFMGFVLVANPSYGDFIGQPIPFSVSGALIPKVADAKIVSQYYEQQTLRDARGVVRQFNARAAIQDGRVASFGVQAPIVSRFSSRGPGFIDINRNPSDVLKPDILAPGNEIWAAWSPLSALDPILTGYNFALLSGSSMAAPHVAGIAALIKQEYPSWNPSMIASAMSTTATKFDNNGGIIMAEGFNIGSLYSSNNFDFGAGFVNPTHAMDPGLVLSSEFEDYISFLCSMPFIDRIAIRAATRVWCGQSVGHPANLNIPSVTISALRRSLTVRRSFKNVATKPETYVSLAIPPNGTTITLRPPWFTIAPEGTQDLDIEINVIKSTNEFSFGEIILTGSLNHIVRMPVTIRPVSIV; translated from the exons ATGGCAACCGGGGTCGATGTATCGGCTGCATCCAGTTATGCAGTTCTTCTCCTCCATCTTCTTGCTATCAGCACTATTGCATCTGTTGTAGAAGAGAGATcgatatatttgattttgatggAAGGAGAACCAGTAGCATTTCATGGTGATGTTCTATCTAGTCAACAAGGAAGAAGATTCGACCCCAAAAG TGAAGCTTACGAAGTTCATGCAAACAAGTTGGTAGATTCTCATGATCAAGTTCTTGAAAGCACTCTAGATAAGGGAAGCTATAACAAGCTATACAGCTTCAAACATGTCCTTAATGGCTTTGCTGTCCACACTACACCATCTCAG GCTAAGAAACTACAACTTGCTCAAGGAGTGAAGTTGGTTGAAAGAGATCGAAGAGCCAAATTGATGACTACTTATACTCCAGAGTTCTTGGGGTTACCTCAAACCGTGTGGACTCAAGAAGGAGGTGATAGAAACGCAGGAGATGGGATTGTTATGGGTTTTGTTGACACAGGGATCAACCCCTTTCACCCAAGCTTTGCTTATGACGTACTCAACCCTTTAACGTCCAATCTCTCTCATTTTTCTGGTGCATGTGAAACGGGTCCTCTATTCCCACCGTTTTCGTGCAATGGTAAGATAGTTTCCGCCCGATTTTTCATAGCTGGGGCTCAAGCAGCCACTTCTCTTAATGCTACCATAGACATTCCTTCACCGGCTGATGCTGTTGGCCATGGAAG CCACGTTGCATCAATTGCCGCTGGAAATGCTGGGGTCCCTGTGACAGTTAACGGCTTCTATTATGGACGAGCCAGTGGGATGGCACCGCTTGCAAG AGTTGCTGTTTATAAGGCTGTCTATCCAACGGTGGGAACCCTTGCGGATGTGGTTGCAGCAATTGATCAA GCAGTAGCAGATGGAGTGGATATCTTAACGCTGTCGATCGGACCGGAGGAACCACCACAAGATACAGTCACATTCTTGAGCATTTTTGACATAGCCATGTTATTCGCACGAAGAGCTGGGGTTTTCGTGGTGCAGGCTGCGGGAAACTCAGGTCCTGGTCCTTCGACAGTATTGTCTTACAGCCCTTGGGTTGTCGGTGCAGCCGCTTCCAGGACAGATCGAAGATACATTGCTTCTCTTCTCCTAGGAAATGGCCTAAATGTTTCTGGTGTGGGGTTATCAG CTCCTACATTTGGAAATGGATCATTACTGTATAGGCTGGTGTTGGCTAAGGATGCAATCAATTTGAGTGGAGCATTCCCTAGGACCCCGGAGTATGTCGAAGAGTGCCAACATCCAGAAGCTTTTGACCCTAGCGTAGTGAGGGGTAGTATTGTTATATGCAGTTTCTCCGCCGGTTTCTATAACGAGACATCTACCTTAACAGCCATTTTTGACACTGCAAGAGTTCTTGGATTTATGGGGTTTGTTCTTGTTGCAAATCCAAGTTATGGTGATTTCATTGGGCAACCAATTCCTTTTTCTGTTTCTGGCGCTTTAATCCCAAAAGTTGCAGATGCAAAG ATTGTATCTCAATATTATGAACAACAAACATTAAGGGATGCAAGAGGCGTTGTAAGACAGTTCAATGCTAGAGCTGCTATACAAGACGGTAGAGTTGCCTCGTTTGGTGTCCAAGCACCCATTGTTAGCAGATTCTCTTCAAGGGGACCCGGTTTTATTGACATCAACCGGAACCCTTCTGATGTACTAAAACCTGATATTCTTGCCCCAGGAAATGAAATTTGGGCAGCCTGGAGCCCCTTGAGTGCCCTGGATCCAATTCTAACAGGTTACAATTTTGCTCTTCTGTCGGGTTCAAGCATGGCTGCACCTCATGTTGCAGGAATTGCAGCACTAATTAAGCAAGAGTACCCTTCCTGGAACCCATCGATGATTGCATCGGCAATGTCAACCACGGCCACCAAGTTTGATAACAATGGTGGGATTATAATGGCCGAAGGATTCAATATCGGGAGCTTGTATTCttctaataattttgattttggcGCTGGCTTTGTTAATCCAACTCATGCCATGGATCCAGGCTTGGTCTTATCATCAG AATTTGAAGATTATATCAGCTTTTTGTGTTCAATGCCCTTCATTGATCGCATTGCAATCAGAGCCGCCACCAGAGTGTGGTGTGGTCAGTCCGTTGGCCACCCTGCTAACTTGAACATACCGTCGGTGACCATATCTGCACTAAGAAGATCACTGACAGTGAGACGGAGTTTCAAGAACGTAGCCACCAAACCGGAGACATATGTAAGCTTAGCAATACCGCCTAATGGGACAACCATCACCTTGCGTCCACCTTGGTTTACTATAGCTCCGGAGGGAACCCAAGATTTAGACATAGAAATCAATGTGATTAAATCAACCAATGAGTTCAGCTTTGGTGAAATTATTTTAACAGGAAGCTTAAATCACATTGTGAGAATGCCGGTAACGATTAGGCCGGTTTCAATTGTCTAA